From Staphylococcus sp. IVB6214:
TTTGTAAAGATTGGGATGACGGAATCTTTGGTATAAAGGTTCCGCACTCAATCTTTTTTTGTTTGGACGAATGATGGCGTCGTCGTTGTCAAGTGACGGTCACCAGTATAAAATAGATGAGAAGATAAATGAGATGGGGGTGTTAACGACATGGCAAAAAAGAAAGTGACTTTTGAGTGTACGGCATGTGGCTATCAAACGCCGAAATGGATGGGGAAATGCCCTAACTGCGGTGCGTGGAATAGTATGGAAGAGACGATTGAACAAAAAACGTCACACTCAAAACATAGTGTTCGTACAGAATCGACAGCTAAAGTGCAAAAACTGAATGATGTCAAACAAGAGCAAGCGCCGCGCATTTTAACAAAAAGCCGAGAACTGAATCGTGTGCTCGGTGGCGGGATTGTACAAGGTTCACTCGTACTGATCGGGGGAGATCCAGGTATTGGTAAGTCGACGTTATTGCTACAAATGTGTGCAGCATTATCTAAGGAGCGCAAGATTTTATATATTACGGGTGAAGAATCTTTGAATCAAACGAAGCTGCGTGCTGATCGTCTAGAAGAAGATGCCAGTGCTTTGAATGTCTTTGCAGAGACAAACTTAGAAATCATTCATGAAGCAGTGAAGAAGTTAGAACCAGAGTTAATTGTCGTTGACTCGATTCAGACAATTTTTCATCCTGACATTACATCGGCGCCAGGATCTGTGTCACAAGTGCGAGAAAGTACACAAAGTTTGATGCATATCGCCAAGCAGATGAATATTGCGACGTTTATTGTTGGACATGTGACGAAAGAAGGTCAGATTGCAGGTCCGCGTTTATTAGAACATATGGTAGACACTGTACTGTATTTTGAAGGAGATGAGCACCATGCGTATCGTATTTTACGTGCAGTGAAAAACCGTTTTGGCTCTACGAATGAGATGGGTATTTTTGAGATGAAACAGTCTGGTTTACACAGTGTCGTCAACCCATCAGAGATGTTTTTAGAAGAGCGTTCATCCAACGTTCCAGGCTCAACGATTGTTGCTACGATGGAAGGGACACGTCCATTACTCATCGAAGTACAAGCGCTTGTGACGCCGACGACTTTCAATAATCCACGTCGAATGGCGACAGGTATCGATCACAATCGTTTAAGCTTGTTAATGGCAGTACTCGAGAAGAAAGAAGGGTACTTGTTACAACAACAAGATGCGTATATTAAAGTTGCGGGCGGTGTGAAGTTGACAGAGCCTGCCGTAGACTTAGGTATTATCATTGCCACAGCGACAAGCTTCAAAGATCGTGCGGTTGATGGATTGGATTGCTTTATAGGTGAAGTAGGTCTTACAGGAGAAGTACGACGTGTGTCACGTATTGAACAGCGTGTACAAGAAGCGGCAAAGTTAGGCTTCAAGCGTGTCATTATTCCACAGACCAATATTGGTGGATGGACATTCCCAGAAGGCATAGAAGTGATCGGTGTGACATCGGTTCATGAAGCATTGAAGTATGCTTTAAAATCATAATGATAACGAGTTGTAATCAAGTAAAAAGGTGGCTAAGTGAATGACAGATTATCACGTGATTATCCCAGCAGCGGGAAAAGGAACACGTATGGGACGTACTTACAATAAATTATTCATTGAACTTTCTCAGCAAACGATCATTGAACATACCGTCAATGTTTTTCAACAAGACCCAGCTTGCCAAGGGATTTACTTGGCAATTCAACCTGATGATCGTGAGCAGTTGACAGATCTTCTTACACGTTTCGATAAAGTGAAACAGCTTGTTGAAGGTGGTCGAGAACGTCAAGAAAGTATTCATAAAGTGATTGCACAATTGAATGTACCTGACAATGATGTCGTTTTAGTCCATGACGGTGCCCGTCCATTTATTACAGCATCGTCTATCCATGATTTAGCAGATGCGATCAATGAACATGGTGCTGCAGTGATAGGAGTTAAAGCAAAAGATACGATTAAGGTCGTCCATGATCAATTTGTAACTGAAACGTTAGATCGTCAATATTTATGGCAAGTACAAACGCCACAAGGCGCAACATATCGTGTACTAAAAGATGCGTATGATCAAGCGTTAGCCAATCATGTTGTGGGTACAGATGATGCGTCACTACTTGAACACGCAGGACATTCCGTGCTTATGGTAGAAGGCAACTACGATAATATAAAAGTAACGACGGAAGAAGATTTAACAAATGCAGAAGCAATTATTGCAAAAAGGAGTGAAACAAAACATGTTTAGAGTCGGTTTAGGGTATGACGTCCATGCCTTTGATGCGGACCGCCCGCTCATTATCGGGGGTATTGAAGTACCGCATACACACGGATTAAAAGGACATAGTGATGCAGATGTTTTATTACATGCAATTACAGATGCGATGTTAGGTGCAAGCGCACTGGGTGATATTGGCAAGTTATTTCCAGATACAGATATGGCATTTAAAGACGCAGACTCAAAGGTATTATTGACAGAAGCTTATAAAGAAGTGAAAGCATTGGGATATGTCATTAATAATGTTGATGCGACGATTATTGCGGAACGTCCAAAATTCAGACCGCATATTGATACAATGCGTCAAGTGATTGCAGACTTATTCGAGATTGATGTTGAAAGAGTGAATGTCAAAGCGACAACAAGTGAAAAGCTTGGCTTTACAGGGCGTCAAGAAGGTATTGCAGCACAAGCAATTGTTTCAATTATTAAGCAACAAGGATAATGAGAGGCAGGAGCAGAATTCTCGGTAGAACTTCACAGCTTTACAAAACTTAAAAAACAAGTTTGATCGTTGTTCTGGTTCTACTCGAATTCAAATCGCTTCTCTCACAACCTCTTGATGTCAGTGTTCGAGAAGCAGAATTCTCGGTAGAACGTCGCAATTCAACAAAATAAAAAAGCTATTTTGAGAATGGCTTAGGTTCTACTTGAATTCAAATCGCTTCTCTCACAACCTCTTGGCACTACGACGAATTCTTTGTAAAACATGAGATTTCTGGAGTGCTCTCGTGTTATAATATAAAAATTGAAGATTAAAACAGGAGTGAATACAATGAGTGAACGAGTAAGAGTAAGATATGCACCAAGTCCAACGGGATATTTGCATATTGGGAACGCACGTACAGCATTATTTAACTATTTATTCGCTAAACATCACGGTGGCGATTTTGTCATTCGTATTGAAGATACGGATTCAAAACGTAACTTAGAAGATGGTGAATCATCACAATTTAACAACTTGCAATGGCTAGGTCTTGATTGGGATGAGTCAGTGGATAAAGATAAAGGTTACGGACCTTATCGTCAATCAGAACGTGGACATATTTACCAACCACTAATCGAGCAATTGTTAGCAGAAGATAAAGCATACAAATGCTATATGACGGAAGAAGAATTGGAAGCAGAACGTCAAGAACAAATCGAACGTGGTGAAATGCCAAGATACGGTGGTAAGCATGCGCATTTAACAGAAGAAGAGCGTGCACAATTTGAAGCGGAAGGGCGCAAACCATCTATTCGTTTCCGTGTGCCACAAGACCGCACGTACAAGTTTGATGATATGGTTAAAGGTGAAGTGTCTTTTGAATCAGACAACTTTGGTGACTGGGTTATCGTGAAAAAAGATGGTGTACCAACATATAATTTCGCCGTAGCAGTGGATGATCACTATATGGAAATTACAGATGTTATTCGTGGGGATGATCATATCTCTAACACTCCAAAACAATTAATGATTTATGAAACATTTGGTTGGGAACCACCACTTTTCGGTCATATGACATTGATTGTTAACGAACAACGTAAAAAATTAAGTAAGCGTGACGGTCAAATTTTACAATTTATCGAGCAATATCGTGATTTAGGATATCTTCCTGAAGCGATTTTCAACTTTATTGCATTGTTAGGTTGGTCTCCAGAAGGTGAAGAAGAAATCTTCTCAAAACAAGAGTTTATCGATATCTTCTCTGAAAAACGCCTTTCAAAATCACCTGCATTTTTCGATAAACAAAAGCTTGAATGGATTAACAACCAATACATGAAGGAAAAAGATGCGGAGACAGTCTTCGAAATGACGTTGCCACACATGATT
This genomic window contains:
- the radA gene encoding DNA repair protein RadA, with protein sequence MAKKKVTFECTACGYQTPKWMGKCPNCGAWNSMEETIEQKTSHSKHSVRTESTAKVQKLNDVKQEQAPRILTKSRELNRVLGGGIVQGSLVLIGGDPGIGKSTLLLQMCAALSKERKILYITGEESLNQTKLRADRLEEDASALNVFAETNLEIIHEAVKKLEPELIVVDSIQTIFHPDITSAPGSVSQVRESTQSLMHIAKQMNIATFIVGHVTKEGQIAGPRLLEHMVDTVLYFEGDEHHAYRILRAVKNRFGSTNEMGIFEMKQSGLHSVVNPSEMFLEERSSNVPGSTIVATMEGTRPLLIEVQALVTPTTFNNPRRMATGIDHNRLSLLMAVLEKKEGYLLQQQDAYIKVAGGVKLTEPAVDLGIIIATATSFKDRAVDGLDCFIGEVGLTGEVRRVSRIEQRVQEAAKLGFKRVIIPQTNIGGWTFPEGIEVIGVTSVHEALKYALKS
- the ispD gene encoding 2-C-methyl-D-erythritol 4-phosphate cytidylyltransferase, encoding MTDYHVIIPAAGKGTRMGRTYNKLFIELSQQTIIEHTVNVFQQDPACQGIYLAIQPDDREQLTDLLTRFDKVKQLVEGGRERQESIHKVIAQLNVPDNDVVLVHDGARPFITASSIHDLADAINEHGAAVIGVKAKDTIKVVHDQFVTETLDRQYLWQVQTPQGATYRVLKDAYDQALANHVVGTDDASLLEHAGHSVLMVEGNYDNIKVTTEEDLTNAEAIIAKRSETKHV
- the ispF gene encoding 2-C-methyl-D-erythritol 2,4-cyclodiphosphate synthase, producing MFRVGLGYDVHAFDADRPLIIGGIEVPHTHGLKGHSDADVLLHAITDAMLGASALGDIGKLFPDTDMAFKDADSKVLLTEAYKEVKALGYVINNVDATIIAERPKFRPHIDTMRQVIADLFEIDVERVNVKATTSEKLGFTGRQEGIAAQAIVSIIKQQG
- the gltX gene encoding glutamate--tRNA ligase — its product is MSERVRVRYAPSPTGYLHIGNARTALFNYLFAKHHGGDFVIRIEDTDSKRNLEDGESSQFNNLQWLGLDWDESVDKDKGYGPYRQSERGHIYQPLIEQLLAEDKAYKCYMTEEELEAERQEQIERGEMPRYGGKHAHLTEEERAQFEAEGRKPSIRFRVPQDRTYKFDDMVKGEVSFESDNFGDWVIVKKDGVPTYNFAVAVDDHYMEITDVIRGDDHISNTPKQLMIYETFGWEPPLFGHMTLIVNEQRKKLSKRDGQILQFIEQYRDLGYLPEAIFNFIALLGWSPEGEEEIFSKQEFIDIFSEKRLSKSPAFFDKQKLEWINNQYMKEKDAETVFEMTLPHMIKAGLLPESPSEADLEWGRKLVALYQEQMSYAGEIVPLSELFFRDEKELDEAAQEVLNGEQVPELMRVLSAKLEALESFKAEDIKKEIKAVQKETGIKGKNLFMPIRVAVTGQMHGPELPNTIEVLGKDKVLTRIQKLL